A genome region from Nocardia sp. NBC_01730 includes the following:
- a CDS encoding DUF397 domain-containing protein: MTVDLSGANWFKSSRSGGGKECVEVAFVDGGMVGVRDSKNPTGPALVFTPGEWDAFTTGVQDGEFNRPA, from the coding sequence GTGACTGTCGATCTGTCGGGGGCCAATTGGTTCAAGTCCAGCCGAAGCGGCGGGGGCAAGGAATGCGTGGAAGTCGCGTTCGTCGATGGCGGCATGGTCGGAGTGCGTGACAGCAAGAATCCGACCGGTCCGGCGCTGGTGTTCACTCCGGGTGAATGGGACGCCTTCACCACAGGCGTGCAGGATGGGGAGTTCAACCGCCCTGCCTGA
- a CDS encoding helix-turn-helix domain-containing protein, which translates to MSDEDSTTLPRRQLGKYLREARQAANMSLDEVSTLMQWSLSKLQRVEKGQSPQVRTVDVEALCRFLDIDDETATALKGLAMQASVKSWWHSYDDLIPGNFNVYVGLESSAQHLILYRPDIIPGLLQTPDYARVLDRTYFPKDPPEDLDRRAQLRAKRQARINRKTRPVRAEFVLNEAALHYVVGSPAIMAAQLHHLANTPMNVTVRIQPFSAGFPLGIAPGPFVILDFGVDVKNREVAPTVVYIESYAGDMYLERTKDVDRYRQADNVIQQTALDVAPSKSLLRQMAREYQA; encoded by the coding sequence ATGTCAGACGAGGACTCGACCACGCTGCCCCGGCGACAGCTGGGGAAATATTTGCGGGAGGCACGGCAGGCAGCGAACATGTCGCTGGACGAGGTCTCGACGCTCATGCAGTGGTCTCTGAGCAAGCTGCAACGCGTCGAGAAGGGCCAATCACCGCAGGTCCGCACCGTCGACGTCGAGGCACTGTGCCGGTTTCTCGACATCGACGACGAGACCGCCACCGCGCTCAAAGGCCTGGCCATGCAGGCATCGGTCAAGAGCTGGTGGCATTCGTACGATGACCTGATCCCAGGTAACTTCAACGTATATGTGGGGCTGGAGTCCAGCGCGCAGCATCTGATCCTCTACAGGCCGGATATTATTCCGGGATTACTCCAGACCCCGGACTATGCTCGCGTGCTCGATCGGACTTACTTCCCCAAAGATCCACCTGAGGACTTGGATCGGCGTGCACAGCTCCGCGCCAAAAGACAAGCTCGAATCAACCGTAAGACGCGCCCGGTTCGGGCAGAGTTCGTTCTGAATGAGGCGGCGTTGCATTATGTCGTGGGCAGCCCCGCCATCATGGCCGCTCAGCTTCATCACCTGGCAAACACGCCGATGAACGTGACCGTCCGGATTCAGCCGTTCTCTGCTGGGTTCCCGCTCGGCATCGCGCCGGGACCGTTCGTGATCCTGGACTTCGGAGTCGATGTCAAAAACCGCGAGGTAGCGCCTACCGTGGTCTACATCGAGTCGTATGCGGGCGACATGTACTTGGAGCGCACGAAGGACGTGGACAGGTATCGTCAGGCGGACAACGTCATCCAGCAAACCGCGCTTGACGTTGCACCCAGCAAGAGTCTGCTACGGCAAATGGCAAGGGAGTATCAAGCGTGA
- a CDS encoding ESX secretion-associated protein EspG, which translates to MNRTWKFTDIEFDALWSRTRADILPRPFVIVTDIPYENDYQRELHRIREQWQFNGDPAFDQICADVLEPDLSLVVRGIDGQDPRNPKGSIRKLAVRRKDRGYLLTQLPGKTVAHSAGFTVTECDPLSLASVVVAELPEVAAGKHAQITLPMPREGGEMDHSYDKSGLWDSFEDTNQRAAEWFESTVPTTRGAIGVFQGISIFGPRGRVSRWLQWRDLPDDGRYVIGADLPPVAEPADAKRFAAMINTEIVNVIRVIKDERKSARNPTV; encoded by the coding sequence ATGAACCGCACCTGGAAATTCACCGACATCGAGTTCGACGCCCTGTGGTCTCGGACACGCGCCGACATACTGCCCCGACCGTTCGTGATAGTCACCGATATTCCCTATGAGAACGACTACCAGCGCGAACTGCACCGCATCCGGGAGCAATGGCAGTTCAACGGTGACCCTGCCTTCGACCAGATATGCGCCGACGTGCTCGAACCAGATCTCAGCCTCGTGGTACGCGGAATCGATGGTCAGGATCCGCGAAACCCGAAGGGCAGCATTCGAAAGCTCGCGGTCCGCCGAAAAGATCGCGGCTATCTATTGACACAGCTACCGGGCAAAACCGTCGCGCACAGCGCCGGTTTCACGGTGACCGAATGCGATCCGCTGTCGTTGGCCTCCGTCGTGGTGGCCGAACTGCCGGAGGTCGCGGCGGGCAAACACGCCCAGATCACCTTGCCCATGCCGCGGGAAGGTGGCGAGATGGACCACAGTTACGACAAGTCGGGCCTGTGGGACTCCTTCGAAGACACCAATCAGCGGGCCGCCGAATGGTTCGAGAGCACGGTGCCGACCACGCGCGGGGCCATCGGTGTCTTCCAAGGCATTTCGATATTCGGCCCGCGTGGACGGGTGAGCCGCTGGCTCCAATGGCGGGATCTGCCCGACGACGGCAGATACGTGATCGGAGCAGATCTCCCGCCGGTCGCCGAACCAGCGGACGCCAAGCGCTTCGCCGCCATGATCAACACAGAGATAGTGAACGTGATCCGCGTCATCAAGGACGAGCGAAAGTCGGCGCGAAACCCGACCGTGTGA
- a CDS encoding YbaB/EbfC family nucleoid-associated protein produces the protein MNEAMDALEARVHRQLNRMRDLGDQMAAIRVRETSPDGAVTAEVDGNGALCDLVFSDTISKLSPSEFERVLVATAGRAAHLAIVRRGDLVTAFNQEMAESMPDVQRGD, from the coding sequence ATGAACGAGGCGATGGACGCGCTGGAGGCGCGGGTGCACCGTCAGTTGAATCGAATGCGTGATCTGGGCGATCAGATGGCCGCGATCCGGGTGCGCGAGACCTCGCCCGATGGTGCGGTGACCGCCGAGGTCGACGGCAACGGCGCACTGTGCGATCTGGTGTTCTCGGACACGATCTCGAAGCTGTCGCCGAGTGAGTTCGAGAGGGTGCTGGTGGCTACCGCGGGCCGGGCGGCCCATCTCGCGATTGTCCGGCGAGGCGACCTGGTCACCGCGTTCAACCAGGAAATGGCCGAGTCGATGCCAGACGTTCAGCGCGGTGACTGA
- a CDS encoding PE domain-containing protein, whose amino-acid sequence MEFDPIQARKSGTDLDALATRLENDLRAKQPALAVEHAGTDEVSVRAAETLRGVASSYDDAATQGIHEIRKLAAALRSHTDELLRMDDDNAVGFGPAR is encoded by the coding sequence ATGGAATTCGATCCGATCCAGGCCCGCAAATCCGGTACCGACTTGGACGCCCTCGCGACCCGACTGGAAAACGACCTGCGGGCGAAACAGCCTGCTCTCGCCGTGGAGCACGCGGGCACGGACGAGGTGTCGGTGCGCGCCGCGGAAACGCTGCGTGGCGTCGCGTCCTCCTACGATGACGCCGCCACCCAGGGCATCCATGAGATCCGAAAGCTGGCCGCCGCCTTGCGCTCGCATACCGACGAGCTGCTGCGGATGGACGATGACAACGCGGTCGGCTTCGGCCCTGCGAGATAG
- a CDS encoding PPE domain-containing protein, with the protein MVEPPVVGFTGVIWEARPTEQLARDLTTGRGVAPMAEAGAAWAQLAASFGAAVVEYDQIIAKIRESWRSAESGPVIDRIATLRDWLVDAAAAAGHNASRASGQAVAYEVARLAMPHVAEIAALEVAKRGIEQAGAALGAPLVAAAAQVDTEQNLAKANAARVMQSYESATTPLAMPWHQQHPPVIASSAALDAERAAATSTSAPAMPGGVTPATVGGGFGVRAVPRAKTAYHAQTVSQAVSMPDVVPVQSTSVPADSGTGRMMPGGMAPAAAMGGAERTVRAGAAAPLGGEAMEIDAGIDVAPPVLGAAEQAQRSEAS; encoded by the coding sequence ATGGTCGAACCACCGGTAGTCGGATTCACCGGTGTGATCTGGGAAGCCAGACCCACCGAGCAGCTGGCGCGCGACCTCACGACTGGTCGTGGCGTGGCTCCGATGGCCGAAGCGGGCGCCGCATGGGCCCAGCTTGCCGCCAGTTTCGGTGCGGCCGTAGTCGAATACGACCAGATCATCGCGAAGATCCGCGAATCATGGCGCTCCGCCGAGAGCGGCCCCGTGATCGACCGGATCGCGACATTGCGAGACTGGCTCGTGGACGCCGCTGCCGCCGCGGGCCACAACGCGTCGCGGGCCAGTGGTCAGGCTGTGGCTTACGAGGTGGCGCGATTGGCCATGCCGCACGTCGCCGAAATCGCCGCACTCGAGGTGGCGAAACGTGGAATCGAGCAAGCCGGCGCCGCACTCGGCGCCCCACTGGTAGCGGCGGCGGCCCAGGTCGATACCGAGCAGAACCTGGCCAAGGCGAACGCCGCCCGCGTCATGCAGAGCTACGAATCGGCGACCACACCGCTTGCCATGCCGTGGCACCAGCAGCACCCACCGGTCATCGCGTCGAGCGCGGCACTGGATGCCGAACGCGCCGCAGCGACATCGACATCGGCTCCGGCCATGCCTGGCGGTGTCACGCCTGCCACTGTCGGCGGCGGTTTCGGTGTGCGGGCCGTGCCGAGGGCGAAGACGGCCTACCACGCCCAGACCGTCAGTCAGGCGGTGTCCATGCCGGACGTCGTCCCGGTGCAGTCGACTTCGGTACCTGCCGATTCGGGCACCGGGCGGATGATGCCGGGCGGGATGGCCCCGGCCGCCGCCATGGGCGGTGCCGAGCGCACCGTTCGTGCGGGAGCGGCCGCGCCACTCGGCGGCGAGGCCATGGAGATCGATGCCGGTATCGATGTGGCTCCGCCGGTGTTGGGTGCCGCCGAGCAGGCCCAGCGATCGGAGGCGTCATGA
- a CDS encoding ESX secretion-associated protein EspG: protein MTNDGLLAVSGILGVQTLPLVLGVGPQQDSVQAWTAAQQEAIDGLRDSGLVDSYDEVDTDLAAALHILSQPDRELVARIHTEAGTRRVCLARRASKHAVATRIGDVFDVRTTWADDDGAALARPVLDALGACPPARTVSFSAPSDQLRERFDRAVESSDYTQVLYGLGIEERDAIEFGLAISSCFAHAEVVAYAYDDGATTQSSGAVAVYDTSQGRIVASPGASPDLRVWSTFTPGSDHRIAQAISALVRSLPGGRWMP from the coding sequence ATGACCAATGACGGCCTGCTCGCCGTGTCCGGCATTTTGGGCGTGCAGACTCTGCCGCTGGTTCTCGGTGTCGGTCCACAACAGGATTCGGTGCAAGCCTGGACCGCCGCGCAACAAGAGGCGATCGACGGCCTGCGGGATTCGGGACTCGTGGACAGCTATGACGAGGTGGACACCGATCTCGCCGCCGCCCTTCATATCTTGTCGCAGCCGGACCGGGAGCTGGTGGCGCGTATCCATACTGAAGCGGGGACTCGGCGAGTCTGCCTGGCCCGCAGGGCATCCAAGCACGCCGTGGCAACCAGGATCGGCGACGTCTTCGACGTCCGCACAACGTGGGCCGATGACGACGGAGCCGCGCTGGCGCGCCCGGTGCTCGACGCGCTGGGGGCCTGCCCGCCCGCGCGTACCGTGAGCTTCAGTGCGCCGTCCGATCAGCTGCGTGAACGTTTCGATCGGGCCGTCGAATCCAGTGACTACACCCAGGTGCTCTACGGACTGGGTATCGAGGAACGTGACGCGATCGAGTTCGGGCTCGCCATATCGAGCTGTTTCGCGCACGCCGAGGTCGTTGCCTACGCATACGATGACGGCGCGACAACCCAATCTTCCGGAGCGGTAGCGGTGTACGACACCTCGCAGGGTCGTATCGTCGCCAGCCCTGGAGCATCCCCGGACCTGCGGGTCTGGTCCACCTTCACGCCGGGCTCCGATCACCGGATCGCGCAAGCGATTTCCGCGCTGGTCCGGTCGCTGCCCGGAGGAAGGTGGATGCCCTAG
- a CDS encoding WXG100 family type VII secretion target translates to MGDVNFEEFGAQGVADDMGDAISALRTTINRVVETTSAAKAGWQGDASDACGKAASAFEDEADRVKAILQEITDMVGDGNKGYKEMEADNTDFFTNLSV, encoded by the coding sequence ATGGGTGATGTCAATTTCGAGGAATTCGGGGCTCAGGGAGTCGCGGACGACATGGGCGATGCGATCAGCGCTCTTCGCACAACGATCAATCGCGTTGTCGAGACCACCAGCGCAGCCAAGGCCGGCTGGCAAGGCGACGCCTCCGACGCGTGCGGTAAGGCCGCATCCGCGTTCGAGGACGAAGCGGATCGCGTGAAGGCGATCCTCCAGGAGATCACGGACATGGTGGGCGATGGCAACAAGGGCTACAAGGAAATGGAAGCCGATAACACGGACTTCTTCACCAATCTGAGCGTGTAG